GTCCGACCGGTGCGCCGACGACGTACCCGAGGATCTCTCGCAGACCCGCCCGACGGTGTGGCTCGGCACGTTCGACGTGGCCGACCCGCACGAGGGGGCCCGCCCCGCCCGGCTCTCGTCCTCCGTCATCGCCGACGTGCAGGGCGGATACTGGGCGGTCGACCGTTTCCGCACCACCCTGGACTCCCTGTTCTCCGTGCACGACCTGTCCACGGCCTCCGGAGACCAGGAGGAGGAACTGCACGTGAGGCTGGAGAGCCGGTGAGCGCTATCCCTCCGCGCCGAGGAGGCTGAGCACGGCACGCCGGTAGACGGCGTGGACGCCGGGCAGGTCCGCGAGGCGGGCGCGTTCGTCCAGGCCGTGCAGTCCCTCGTACCGCACGCCGAAACCCGCGGTGGCCGGGATGCCCTCGCCCGCCAGCAGGTTGCCGATGTTGGACGGCCCGGCGGTCTTCGCCCGCACCGACAGGCCCTCCCGGGCGGCGGCGTCGAGGAGCGCGGCGGCGGGCTGCTCGTCCCCGGCCAGACGGAACGGCGGCCACGCGGCCACCGGAGTGATCGCGGTCGGCCGCGGGGCCGGCCACCGCGCGTCCAACTCGGCCACGACGGTACGGACCAGGCCCTCGGCGGCCCGGGCGTCGAAGGCCGGGGTGGTGCGGATGTCGACGCCCACCTCGCACAGGTCGGGGACCACCGAGAAGCCCTGACCGCCGTGGCAGGAGGTCACCGACAGCTTCGGCGGCAGCGGGAACTCGCCCTCCGCGGCGGGGAGTTCGGCGGCGTCGAGGAGGCCCACGAGACGGGCCGCGCGGGACACCGCGCCCACCGTCGACCGACTCGACCCCGAGTGGCCCGAGGCGCCGTGCACGGCGATCGTCGTCCGCCACAGCCCCCGCCCGCCGACCACGACCTCGTCCAGGCCCGGATAGCCGATCATCACCCCGGCCGGGCGGTGCGCGGCCGGGTCGGCGAGATAGGCACGGGCGCCGCCGAAGCCGCCGGTGTGCTCGTCGACGTCGAGCAGCACGGCGAGCCCGCCGCGCAGCGCGTCCCTGCGCACGTGCAGGTCGGCCGCGATGTGGCAGAACATCGCCGCGGCGAGCTTGGAGTCGGCAGCGCCCCTGCCCCGCAGCCATCCGTCGGCGACATCGCCGCAGGCCGGGCCGAACGACCAGGCCGCCTCGTCGCCGTACGGGGCGGTGTCCACACAGGCGTCCAGCGCCCACCAGCGGCCCGGCCGGCCCCCGGCGACCTCCACCAGCAGGGCGACCGGGGCGCCCGGGTCGTCGTACAGGCGGCGACACGGGAGGTCATGGGCGGCGAGCCAGTCCTCCAGGACGGCGAGTACGGGGCCGTAGTCGTCGATTCCGGCCCGGCTCGGGCGCCGGATCAGTTCCTGGGCGAGTCGTACGACGGAGGCCGTCTGCTCAGGGGTGCCGCTCACATCTCTCCCACGGGGTCGTCGCCAACCGGGCCGTTCTGGACCATACGACGGCCCGGCGGCGCCCCGCGGATCAGCCCTGCCGCACCGGCACCACCACCATCTCGGCGACATTGACGTGCGGCGGCGCCGAGACGGCGAAGGCGACGGCCTCGGCGATGTCCTCGGCGGCCAGGGGGCGCACCTCGGCGCGCAGGCGGGCCAGGGATTCCCGCATGCCGGCATCCCGCATGTCCGTGCCCAGCTCGGTGCCGGTGACTCCCGGTTCGATGTTCTTCACGCGGACACCGCGCGGGCCGAGTTCGGCGCGCAGGTTGCGGGTCAGGTGGGCGATCGCCGCCTTGGTCGCGCAGTACACCGACCAGTTGGGGAACAGGGCGTGGCCGCCCACGGAGCCGATGTGGACGAGGTCCGCCGGGCCGCCGCGGGCGCCCGCCGCGAGCAGGTCGTCGGTGAAGGCCCGGGAGGTGTGCAGCAGGCCGCGCAGGTTGATGTCGATCATGCGGTCCCATTCGCCGGTGTCGGCACGCTCGAAGGGGGCGCCGAGCATGACGCCGGCGTTCGCCACCACCAGGTCGACCGCGCCGAGCGCACCGGTGACGGC
The nucleotide sequence above comes from Streptomyces sp. NL15-2K. Encoded proteins:
- a CDS encoding SDR family oxidoreductase encodes the protein MTHTENPLHHPLTGRVAVVTGASSGIGAATARRLPDGGASVALLGRREERLKTLADELRRTAAGTVLPVTVDLTDAEAVPEAARAVTGALGAVDLVVANAGVMLGAPFERADTGEWDRMIDINLRGLLHTSRAFTDDLLAAGARGGPADLVHIGSVGGHALFPNWSVYCATKAAIAHLTRNLRAELGPRGVRVKNIEPGVTGTELGTDMRDAGMRESLARLRAEVRPLAAEDIAEAVAFAVSAPPHVNVAEMVVVPVRQG
- a CDS encoding M20/M25/M40 family metallo-hydrolase, which translates into the protein MSGTPEQTASVVRLAQELIRRPSRAGIDDYGPVLAVLEDWLAAHDLPCRRLYDDPGAPVALLVEVAGGRPGRWWALDACVDTAPYGDEAAWSFGPACGDVADGWLRGRGAADSKLAAAMFCHIAADLHVRRDALRGGLAVLLDVDEHTGGFGGARAYLADPAAHRPAGVMIGYPGLDEVVVGGRGLWRTTIAVHGASGHSGSSRSTVGAVSRAARLVGLLDAAELPAAEGEFPLPPKLSVTSCHGGQGFSVVPDLCEVGVDIRTTPAFDARAAEGLVRTVVAELDARWPAPRPTAITPVAAWPPFRLAGDEQPAAALLDAAAREGLSVRAKTAGPSNIGNLLAGEGIPATAGFGVRYEGLHGLDERARLADLPGVHAVYRRAVLSLLGAEG